The genome window GATGTGGAcaaaatagaaataaattataacgacaatttaaaaaaaaaaataaacatttaCAATACCGTTGTATATCATTTTAATGTGccaaacaaaaataaaaaaaataataatatatgcaacaaaaataaaataacaaaaataaatctaGAAAATGAGAATTCTGGTGATATTAAAAAGGATGACATAAAACTAAATAGCTCAGATAAAATAGCTAACAATCTTtctatgaaaaaaaatgagcttaataaaataatcaaaaacacaaataaatataaagactattatataaaatataacaaatataataaaacaattagTGATATGGATGAAGAAGAATTTGAATTTGagaatgaaaaatattttgtgaataaaaattttagtATGATAGAAAAAAGACAATTTAATgtaattgaaaataaaaataatgaaattcATTCAAacgatataaataaatatgaagaaaaatctcaaaaaaaaaaaaaaaaaaatattaatccTAAGCATCTAGAActtaaacatatttatgaacaaaataaagataactctttatatttttcaaacaCTTCATCCACACAAgttaatgaaaaagaaacaaCTGAAGTTGATCCTAATGAAGAAAACATTTCATATATAGATCAAAATGATTTTTCCaccaaattttataataattatatggtgaaatatgaaaatatttctaaaaaatatcagGGACAATGTTGCAACCCTGATCAAGATATTTCATactcatataataataagtgtataaataaagaagaaaatatcgacaacaattatttttcgAAAACTGAACTTGGTCATGTTCCaagtttaaatataaacaaaagaAACACAATTTGTACACACAGGttaacatataaaataaaaaaacataatctggacaaaaaaaatatatcttttgaaaaaaatgtaaaaagaattttatccaattttaaaaaaagaatggAAGTATGGATATTTTTAAACgctatttataaaattgcaTTACTCCTaaacattttaataattttttttgtaatgaGTATTATGCtgaatattaatttatatatttttactacTAATGTAAactcgttttttttttataaaatgatTTCTATTTTAATTCAGTGTtgttattttgtttttttccatttatatgtatacgaatataataatattataaagtGAATTTAATGCAAATAAAATGTGTGGCATAATATCGCAAGTACCAATATGCCTTTGgcaattttatataagcACCATTTTcgtcttttttattatcctCAAAATGTGTAACCCTTTATTATGCCTACGGTATTCTAggcatacatatatttgtatagaCACAAGtgtttatttgtttttttaaatttgcttatttattttatttatttttttttactttttagCTAGCCAATAAGCCAAAATTTatgcattttattttttcttaaagAATTTGTATGAccttattattattttaatttttttcgtattaaccgttcataaaattttgaattttttttttattttttgaccACGTGTAAGTACACgatcataatatatatggatatacTACGTCTGTGTGtgtgaatatataaagcaaataatattgcaataattcaaaattgTAGAATTGTGggaatgtatatatttttcccttatgttttctttttcttttaatacattttaaaaagcatagttaaagaaaataaatatatattaaactaattgaaaaaatgaagttCGAAATATCATTTCTTGTTTTCTATGTACATTTTTTAGAGTtcataataatgaataaaataaaaaaatgtaagatcataatatttttaattaatttaacGATTAGCTTTAGCAACTCTTTCAATTTCGTCTTTCTTTTTAATGGCATAAGAACTTGAAGATTCATTAGCACAGTGTATTATTTCTTCAGCTAAACATTCTGAAATAGATTTGATATTTCTAAATGCTGCATTCCTTGCACCAGTACAAATTAAATAGATTGCTTGATTAACTCTTCTTAATGGAGAAACATCAACTGCTTGTCTTCTGACAACACCAGCTGATCCTATCCTTGTTGAGTCTTCTCTTGGTCCACCTTTTTGTACAGCATTTACAAAAACTTGTATTGGGTTTTCTCCAGTcattaaatgaattatttcAAAAGCATAAGCAACAATTCTTATagcttttaattttttaccGTTATTTCTTCCATGCATCATCATTGAATTTACTAATCTTTCAACAATTGGGCATAATGCTTTTCTAAATCTTTTCTTTTGATAACGCCCTGCTGTATGTGGTGTATAAACACATGCCTTTTGAGATACAGCAATACAATCCACCTATATtatcaattaaaaaaatgtatataataatatgaatgtGCATAAACATGTAcgttcatatatatacatatattttttccccAAGCATTACTCATTATGCTATAACAAATGAAAGGACCTATTGTGGGGCAGAAAGCATATTACAAAAGTAATTtcatttgtatatataatttttttttattcttacCAATGATAAATCAGCTATGTTAACATCCTCATAGGaccattttttaaaaagttttaTATCAGATGTTGCTTCCattcttttaaattagTTAGCTAttcaagaaaaaaaattaaggtaatatatgaatagtacatgtaaataatatgtataaaaaaatatatgtgatgttaaaaaaatgcaagcttataatatgtaaatatatatatatatatatatcattaaagCATAATCaatccatatatatattgtcaGTACatgaatgaaaaaaacgaaCAAGTACAAACACCCCCCTTATGGTTAaggataataaaaaaaattaataatcataaaataataataaaaaaattgttatagCTTCCTATAACTATTTTACTTTATAAACTTATTTactataatattatataaaactttgaaacatatttacaagatattatataataatattatacacTTGTTAAAATaactatattatatatgaaattttgaaatgtataaatatatttctaaatctattatttttatgatttcttaccttttattataaattcaagagtttatcaaatattcataatttaagtattttattttattaaataaaaaaatgtatgtaaaatatttttttacaaataattttttacagTCAGGTGGATgcttataataataacttaAATTtgttgtatttttatttcctctCAAAAAACGTTATAACATggattatatatgtatatattatttttgttattcgATATGCATAAtgttatttgtatatattttaactaTGCGTtgcaataaatatatatttttttactttttataaAGCATGGATATTTTTTCGTCAATAATAGAGTCATATGCAATACTCACTCCAAGGAtacgaaaaaataaaaaacccCCTATATACTACCTTATACAtgggaaaaatatatttataagcatatataaataatataatagtaatatataataataattattattataaataataataattcataaataataatagtaatataataataatgataataatatatataatttcttgttttataacattatcattataacATCAAAATGctgatatataaaaaatatatccatttttttatgtttttattctAGAAAAAGCataaattaacaaattCGGAAAATTAAGGTTTTAACCTTTTTTCTATACATGTTTCCATCCCTTTTTccacaaaaatattagagagaaattgaaaatttttaaaacatattaatCTTTAATTTAATTGGAAAACAATgtgcaaaaaaattatatactaATATTTTGTTCCTATTATTatcgaaaaaatatatttaaatttcattttcaaaaatacaaaaatattataggaatatgttttttattatggaTCTATATGCATAAACAAACTGTAAAGAAAATCAACGCCTAGCTAGTTTGTAATAGTTTGGAACAGTATTgagaattttttttagtatttaGACTTGgcatatgaaaatatgagttgtcatttttttttcaattttatatattttattttattgataaatataagatattaaaaatattctaaACGTGTATTGATTGACATAATGATGGCAAATTTAAttgaaattattaaaagaaaattagTATGGgcttaaaaataatttttggatttcttacaaaaaaaatagtaaaaaaaatgtaacgaaaatattatgtaaTTTATGTTTGTCTTAACTAAAAAGGTGGCATTcgcattttttatttgcttCCTCAATATAAAGCAGTGCAAAGCCCATTTTATTGTTAccacatttatttataatatttaatttttatagttGTTGCAcgtaaaaaataacttagaattttattttaaatagtcaaaactattataatgtttaattaaaaaaaatttataaataaggaataaaaatgagTAACTCTTTTTAACTTTGGACATTTTTTGCACACATaaatctatatatatatatatatatatgtacacaTTTTTAATGGCCATAACTTCAAAGTTTTTGTAATATGGGTATATATTTCTTGCTTTGTATCCTTAAGCAGTATATCAATCTGCGAATAAAGGGCACTTCATTGAATTCAAATTTTCTTAATAAGTATTTCTTTCAATGTGATAAAATTAAGATTGGGATATAAGACAATCTAtgaattaatttttgtaattttctttttattttgaagaattttttgctttttgtcttaaaaatgcaataattgtttatataaaaaaaatattcacgTGTTAATAAGTATTTGTCtataatatgaattttattaatttttttatgactaaaacataattatttcgatttttcaattatttttggctaaatatacaaaaaaggCGGAAAAGA of Plasmodium berghei ANKA genome assembly, chromosome: 6 contains these proteins:
- a CDS encoding 40S ribosomal protein S5, putative; the protein is MEATSDIKLFKKWSYEDVNIADLSLVDCIAVSQKACVYTPHTAGRYQKKRFRKALCPIVERLVNSMMMHGRNNGKKLKAIRIVAYAFEIIHLMTGENPIQVFVNAVQKGGPREDSTRIGSAGVVRRQAVDVSPLRRVNQAIYLICTGARNAAFRNIKSISECLAEEIIHCANESSSSYAIKKKDEIERVAKANR